The Sorex araneus isolate mSorAra2 chromosome 5, mSorAra2.pri, whole genome shotgun sequence genome has a segment encoding these proteins:
- the LOC101545363 gene encoding cytochrome b-c1 complex subunit 6, mitochondrial — translation MGLEDERKMLTGSGDPQEEEEEEELVDPLTKVREQCEQLEKCVKARERLEMCDQRVSSKSQTEEDCTEELFDFLHARDHCVAHKLFNNLK, via the exons ATGGGGCTGGAGGATGAGCGCAAGATGTTGACAGGGTCCGGAGACCCCCAGGAG gaggaagaggaggaggaattaGTG GATCCCCTAACAAAAGTGAGAGAGCAGTGCGAGCAACTGGAAAAATGTGTAAAAGCTCGGGAGCGATTAGAGATGTGTGACCAACGTGTATCATCCAAGTCACAAACAGAGGAGGATTGCACTGAGGAGCTCTTTGACTTCTTGCATGCACGGGACCACTGT GTGGCCCACAAACTCTTCAACAACCTGAAATAA